One genomic segment of Impatiens glandulifera chromosome 6, dImpGla2.1, whole genome shotgun sequence includes these proteins:
- the LOC124943772 gene encoding F-box/kelch-repeat protein At1g15670-like, translating into MEEQTIDDLTEDLVLQCLVRLHYKDLISASWVCRKWRRLLQSRHFYRMRKQLGYTNQLACFLQHPLPSPLGSNSVFNFAISVLDPMSLEWNRLPSIPNVILGFYESIQIASSNGKLVVINHGRDHRTSLFVWDFLTQRWWKGKDLPSVWPFFFLVDFDGQIFVGVSNGNKSNSVWEYDMRKDEWTELPQMSQKLSRCHELKVIGDELWVLNCCNTNHIENEHSAEVYHFQTGKWRLVELDLEQTNDSSCPDCCHKFEFHELLMELPELNSIIIAHFSRLQLGAQSLVMVTVTTGFDNEGKYYWKERWEGLFFMRSQYGNFEQIHPISSEFATHVRTSCCVEV; encoded by the coding sequence ATGGAAGAACAAACTATAGACGATTTGACAGAAGATCTGGTTCTTCAATGTCTTGTTCGGCTTCACTACAAGGACTTAATTTCCGCATCGTGGGTTTGTCGTAAATGGCGTCGTCTTCTACAATCTCGTCATTTTTACAGGATGAGGAAACAACTCGGATATACGAATCAACTCGCTTGCTTTCTTCAGCATCCTCTTCCTTCGCCACTGGGTTCTAATTCAGTCTTCAATTTTGCTATCAGCGTGTTAGACCCGATGAGTCTGGAGTGGAACCGACTTCCCTCGATCCCTAATGTCATACTTGGATTTTATGAGTCAATTCAGATTGCTAGCTCTAACGGAAAACTCGTCGTGATTAACCATGGTCGTGACCATAGGACTTCCTTGTTCGTGTGGGACTTTTTGACTCAGCGATGGTGGAAAGGCAAGGACTTGCCGTCAGTTTGGCCATTCTTCTTCCTGGTAGATTTTGATGGTCAGATATTTGTCGGAGTTTCCAATGGTAACAAATCCAACTCGGTTTGGGAGTATGATATGAGGAAGGACGAGTGGACCGAGTTGCCTCAGATGAGTCAAAAGCTAAGTCGGTGTCATGAGTTGAAGGTAATTGGAGACGAATTATGGGTTTTAAATTGTTGCAACACAAACCACATTGAAAATGAACATAGTGCAGAGGTATACCATTTTCAAACTGGAAAATGGAGACTAGTTGAATTGGATTTGGAACAAACTAATGACTCCTCGTGTCCTGATTGCTGCCATAAGTTTGAATTCCATGAGTTGCTGATGGAGTTGCCAGAGTTGAACTCGATTATCATAGCACACTTTTCTCGACTCCAATTGGGTGCACAAAGTTTAGTAATGGTCACGGTCACCACGGGTTTCGACAATGAAGGCAAATATTATTGGAAAGAAAGATGGGAAGGATTATTTTTTATGCGGTCTCAATATGGTAATTTTGAACAAATACATCCAATTAGTTCCGAGTTTGCTACACATGTTAGAACAAGTTGTTGTGTAGAGgtttaa